A genomic stretch from Streptomyces venezuelae ATCC 10712 includes:
- a CDS encoding transglycosylase domain-containing protein, whose product MPPSSGTSDSDAPRPARTPGWEPRDPTLTPPPPPARKSRPRRLLRTLLWLLLLGTLLLAGAFAAGYLLVEIPPANAAAVAQSNVYLYRDGSTLARDGETNRENVRLDRVPLTVRRAVLAAEDRDFHTSRAVDPKAMVRAAWNTVTGKGRQSGSTITQQYVKNYYLGQEQTLTRKAKEFFIAIKLGREKSKEEILQGYLNTSYFGRNAYGVQAAARAYYGKDVEDLDTAEGAYLASVLKAPSAYDVTTHPENRAKAVARWNYVLDGMVTEGWLTRADRATAAFPTPQTARPATGLSGQRGYLVQAVEEYLTGHGIIDEKTLAGGGFRITTTLEPAKQDALVQAVEDRVMTRLDPANAPADRYVRVGAAAVDPATGKVLAMYGGVDYTQQYVNNATRRDYQVGSTFKPFVFTAAVQSGAQTQHGEPITPYTVYDGTNRRPVEGWTGSPYDPANEDDESYGEIPVGTATDLSVNAVYAQMAVDVGPGHVRRTAVSLGLPGSTPDLTASPSIALGPATASVLDMATAYATLAAHGRHGRYSLVERLSRDGQEIGLPAPEARQAVTREAADTTTSILRSVVETGTGTAAQTAGRPAAGKTGTAEDDKAAWFAGYTPELATVVALMGQDPESGRQEPLYGALGLPRINGGGAPAEIWGQFTREALAGTAPRDFELQLMPGAEEPPPVPPMPDGPEGADGGGGGGGDETGEAGPGASSPAPRPSPSRQ is encoded by the coding sequence ATGCCCCCTTCCTCCGGTACGAGCGACTCCGACGCCCCCCGGCCGGCCCGCACACCCGGCTGGGAACCGAGGGACCCCACCCTCACCCCTCCCCCACCCCCCGCCCGGAAGAGCCGCCCCCGCCGCCTCCTGCGCACCCTCCTCTGGCTGCTGCTCCTCGGCACCCTGCTGCTCGCCGGCGCCTTCGCCGCCGGCTACCTCCTCGTGGAGATCCCGCCCGCCAACGCCGCCGCCGTCGCCCAGTCCAACGTCTACCTCTACCGGGACGGCAGCACCCTCGCCCGCGACGGCGAGACCAACCGCGAGAACGTCCGGCTCGACCGCGTCCCCCTCACCGTCCGGCGGGCCGTCCTCGCCGCCGAGGACCGCGACTTCCACACCTCACGCGCCGTCGACCCCAAGGCCATGGTCCGCGCCGCCTGGAACACCGTCACCGGCAAGGGCCGCCAGTCCGGCTCCACCATCACCCAGCAGTACGTCAAGAACTACTACCTGGGCCAGGAACAGACCCTCACCCGGAAGGCCAAGGAGTTCTTCATCGCGATCAAACTCGGCCGCGAGAAGAGCAAGGAGGAGATCCTCCAGGGCTACCTCAACACCAGCTACTTCGGCCGCAACGCCTACGGCGTCCAGGCCGCCGCCCGCGCCTACTACGGCAAGGACGTCGAGGACCTCGACACCGCCGAAGGCGCGTACCTCGCCTCCGTCCTCAAGGCCCCCAGCGCCTACGACGTCACCACCCACCCCGAGAACCGCGCCAAGGCCGTGGCCCGCTGGAACTACGTCCTCGACGGCATGGTCACCGAAGGCTGGCTCACCCGCGCCGACCGCGCCACCGCCGCCTTCCCCACCCCCCAGACCGCCCGGCCCGCCACCGGCCTCTCCGGACAGCGCGGCTACCTCGTCCAGGCCGTCGAGGAGTACCTGACCGGGCACGGCATCATCGACGAGAAGACCCTCGCCGGCGGCGGCTTCCGGATCACCACCACCCTCGAACCCGCCAAACAGGACGCCCTCGTCCAGGCCGTCGAAGACCGGGTCATGACCCGGCTCGACCCCGCGAACGCCCCCGCCGACCGGTACGTCCGCGTCGGGGCGGCCGCCGTCGACCCGGCGACCGGCAAGGTCCTCGCGATGTACGGCGGCGTCGACTACACCCAGCAGTACGTCAACAACGCCACCCGCCGCGACTACCAGGTCGGCTCCACCTTCAAGCCCTTCGTCTTCACCGCCGCCGTACAGAGCGGCGCCCAGACCCAGCACGGCGAACCCATCACCCCCTACACCGTCTACGACGGCACCAACCGGCGGCCCGTCGAGGGCTGGACCGGCAGCCCGTACGACCCCGCCAACGAGGACGACGAGAGCTACGGCGAGATCCCCGTCGGCACCGCCACCGACCTCTCCGTCAACGCCGTGTACGCCCAGATGGCCGTCGACGTCGGCCCCGGACACGTACGCCGCACCGCGGTCTCCCTCGGCCTGCCCGGCAGCACGCCCGACCTCACCGCCTCCCCCTCCATCGCCCTCGGCCCCGCCACCGCCAGCGTCCTCGACATGGCCACCGCGTACGCCACCCTCGCCGCGCACGGCCGGCACGGCCGCTACAGCCTCGTCGAGCGCCTCAGCCGGGACGGCCAGGAGATCGGCCTCCCCGCCCCCGAGGCCCGGCAGGCCGTCACCCGGGAAGCCGCCGACACCACCACCTCGATCCTCCGCAGCGTCGTCGAGACCGGCACCGGAACCGCCGCGCAGACCGCCGGCCGGCCGGCCGCCGGGAAGACCGGCACCGCCGAGGACGACAAGGCCGCGTGGTTCGCCGGCTACACCCCGGAGCTCGCCACCGTCGTCGCCCTGATGGGCCAGGACCCCGAGTCCGGCCGGCAGGAACCGCTCTACGGGGCGCTCGGACTGCCCCGGATCAACGGAGGCGGCGCGCCCGCCGAGATCTGGGGCCAGTTCACCCGCGAGGCACTGGCGGGCACGGCGCCGCGGGACTTCGAGCTCCAGCTGATGCCGGGGGCGGAGGAGCCGCCGCCGGTGCCACCGATGCCGGACGGCCCCGAGGGGGCCGACGGCGGGGGTGGTGGGGGCGGGGACGAGACGGGCGAGGCCGGCCCCGGGGCGTCCTCACCCGCGCCCCGGCCCAGCCCCTCGCGTCAGTGA